In the genome of Populus trichocarpa isolate Nisqually-1 chromosome 10, P.trichocarpa_v4.1, whole genome shotgun sequence, the window tatatatatatatataaagcattaAAAATATGTAGAAACTTTAAAATCATGAACTCCTTGGCGCCTTTCTTAGTCAATGGAGTTAGTTGATACGGTTAATTCATTTCCAATtactttgaatatatatatgattcttTACTGATTAATGTTTCAGAGACCTGATCCTAGTTGATacagttgttttgtttttagttactTAATTTGGTATCATGTTATTTATCGAAAACTaatttttgataattataaatatatcgtAAAGTcattattagttaattaatagtGAAATAggagtttatgatttttttaaaattttattattgagaatGCAAATAGGAGTTTATTGTCTcgtaattaaataatgaaaggaATTTTCGATCAATTTCAGGTTTTAATTAAGTAATCATGTTTAATTAggtatattttttggatttaataacctaGTGTTggtaatgattaattaatttatagtcAACGTAAATTACTAAAGAAAATGATGGGTAACTACAAGACCATAGTGATGTCAAAGAATGGATAATTGCTTCTTAATTAAATATGCATATTCTACAATTATGGTAGGTCTAATTTCCTTATTTATACTAAGCAAAGGCACTCATTACCAATTGAAGCAGGCAGTCCTGTAACGCATGTCTTTACCTTCCGTGAACGAAACATTTTCCATCTTCTGCTTGTTAACCAGAGCACACCTCTACTCACATGGGATGTTATTAAATCAGCATGTCGACTCAGGTTccgatttcaaaaaaaaaaaatttaaatggaaaTCAACCCGGTCAATTATAACTCGATTAAACtctatttgacttttttttcttaaaaaattcaaatcaatattatttaaaacaacatCGTATTGCATTAACCTTAGTCAATCTGTCTAACCCTTAATCCCTGAATTTGCTAGCTATATCCTAGGTTTGGTTTGAGAAGTAAAACACAGATATCGAAGGACGACGTAGCTTTTTTCACATCCTGCCGATTCATAAGATATCCGATGACGAGTGTGTGCCTGTAACATGGCCCattattcttcaatttggcAGTCATCATGCTACAAGTTTAAGTCCAATTATGTGCTGCTTGAGTGCATTCATGGCAtcatcaagaaaagaagaagataagttCATGTACTCTTCACGACTCAGTTCTTATTGGGCTGTAATGTCTTGTGTATGAAAGGGAATTCAGAGATTTATTTCAcctgtatatatatacacatgcaGTAAAATTTAATGTAAGATAACAGACCCGTACGATGCAATTCCCTCTACATATTATTATATCACCAAAGGCTGACTTGCTCATCGGAGGAGCTGATAGCTGATCGGATCCTAACCATCAATCAGGCCTTGCACTTGGTTGCAGGTTACCAGAGGGTTGACGCCTACTTATGTTCATCAACATCTAGCGCTCGTTGTGGGGATTCTGATGAAAAGCCAAAGCAAGAACCACTAGAACAAGTCAAGCAGCAGCAGTGGGTTTACGAGAAACCAAAACCCTGCTCGGCCTTCAGTAGTAGCGGGGGAAGAGGGAATAGAAGATGTAGAATTGAGTATGGGTAAGAAGAAGAGCTCCTCAATATTTCTTTGTACAACAAATTATAAAAGCAACTGCAAATGCTACTACATTAGCCATCCTGCTACCCCAGCAGTCTAACATTTGAAACCTCCACAAACGGAAATCCACACGATCACAATCAAGGCAAGGACTGTTCCTCCCAGGACTAACTTCACTTTCAGATTCTGAAGCCACATCTTCCGTCGCAATTCCCTTCCTTGCCTCTGGAAGCTGTCAGCCTGCATTATAACATACAAGGACACAAGCACATTGTTACAAGGTCCCCCAAAATTGCTTTCAGAACTAACCAAGGAATAGCATGTACCTGGAACGAGAGGTTATCTGTTTTATCTACCAAAAGTTCAATCCTCTCTCCACGGTCCAAAACCTGAAATTCATTGAATTAGGCACCATATTCAACAAAAACTTGTTAGTCACTTAGCTGCTTGActaaagatgaaatttaaacaATCTTAGTTTACTGCACAGAATATAAATCAACTAGCTTTGTATAAGAGTGGTTTAACTTGTTCCAGGTGATGAACAAACTTAACCAACTCCAAACCACTCAACTTGCAGACATGAAATTATCAATCGCATAATAGTAGCAACTGCAGTTGTCAATCTTAGCCACTGTGTTGCATGTCAACTATAAAAGTGGTCTACAAATACTTCATTATACAATGTAATTGATGCTTACAAACATAAAATTCTACATCCACAAACATCAAACCAGATCTTTTGTCCAGGTAAAATTACTGATCTCCAGGTAAGGAATCTATGCTTGAATTTCAAGGTGAAAATGACACAATTGAGAAGATGCCTATTTTGATCTCTAAGTAGATTTAACAAGTGAATTCATTGCATGCTCAGCCCCATCAAATAATAACATGATACAGTGTGTTAAAACATTGGAGAAATGATGGTTCAACTCTAATTAGGCCTTCTCAATAGTCACCAATTGCCAATCCATCTATGACTAGAGAAGTGCTGATGATAGTTATCCTATGCGGAGATAACATGCCATGATCCTCAATGGCTTGCACTAAGAAATGGCATTCCTAAAGTGGATTAGATTGAGTGGAATAATATCAAGATGATTATCTGACAGGTTCACTTCACTCTTGACATTCTATCAAATAAGCAGTCAATACACATACACCTTGATGTCCAGAATCAACCGAATAGCAAGCAAATAGAGTAACACAAAGCAATTTTACACCTTCCACGTCCCCTCCCACCACCAAacaaaaggaagagaagaaaaccaCATTCATACAAATACACTAGTAGTATATGCAAAAGAAATCAGACTCAACAGTATCCATTCATGCAAAAATCTCCATCTTATTATGATGCTGAGAAAATACAGAACAGAAagtatattttgtatttgaatgCTAAACATGAATTGGTTTATCACCAACATTACTTTCAACAAAACATGAAACATGTACCTTATCAATGTTGTCCATCATAATCCCCTTGACCTCCGTTATCTGAGCCTTTAACTTGGAGAGCTTACTGATCTCTTCTGGGTGGTTCACGCAGTACTGCATATGCTCCTTGAGTCTTGGCCTGTTACACGAAAACAGAATATCAAAAGTTAATGAAACATGCAACAACAGAAACCTTAAAATTTGACATAAACAGTACCATACACACCCAAATTCTCTGTCAAGATTGTAGGCAATGCTAAATCGGTCTTCAAACAAGTCGtcatcgtcgtcgtcatcaGCTAGTGGGTGTGCCTCATTTTTAATACTGGCACCATACCGCTGATTAAAATCATCCTTCACTCGCTCAAGAAACACAAAAGACACACCCCTCCCAACTGATTCATCAGCAACAACGAGAAAAACTGCACACCCAACACAAAAATCTTTAGCACACATTTCCCTATGGCAAGAACCTAAACTCTACATCAACAGCcaccaagaacaaaacaataCCAAATCCATTATCAATGAGGAAGTTAAATGTGTGCCCGTCACTAGAGTACGTGTACTTGCTGCTATTTGAAGGAAGCTTCTGCAAACACTGAACAGCAATGGTACTAAAGTTCCCCGAATACGATGTGTGCTCTGCTAGCACCACATTTCCCTTTGCCACAAAACTATATATCAAGCCTTTCTGACTACTCATCTCTCAAAATTATTCCTTCAAAGTATCTATAAAATCAGACAACATTCAAACCTCagcaacaaaacacaaaattcttatcaatagtaaaaaaaaaaccagttcaCAAATTATTCTATTATTATAGATTAACCATAAAATTCATGCAACAAACATATCTAGTTGGCCACAAATACAGCTCCAACAGTCAGCAAAACCTCAGATTTAAAACGGAAACATCAAATTCACATATGCAAACAAGTATCCATCTAATCTTAAGTGAAACCTACCTAATAGAAACATCAGTTTACAGAATTCAACCCTAACCCTGTGTTTGgctactagaaaaaaaaaagcgagACAAGCAAAGAAACCGAAGGAATTCATTATCCAACAACCAAAACTACGAAACCCATGTttggatttttcatttaaagAAGATAAAGAGTAAAAGCACGCATTAACCACAAATTTTCTACCCGATTTTTCCTagattttctcagcaaccaaacagaatCTGTAAAAGATGTAAGATTCTAGGTATTAGTTACAACACTAGACAGTTTGATTCGGTTTAAACGACAGGTTTTGAAATTCTACTTActgatctaattaattagagagaggaagagaaagaCCTGGAGTTTGCCGGGAGTGCAAGACTTTGCCACTTGAGCAACGTGGTGGAGAGgcgttggtgttttttttttgtttgttattgttgttgtcgtTGTTCTAAATTTATAGTCTTGTGtgattttaagaatttattcttAAGAACTAAGAGTATAGAAAGGGTCAGCTTTATTTTAGTCCCTTCAATTTATAAATGTTCGATGGTAAAGTTCTGGTCATGGTTATTAAATCCTGCTTAGCCGGCTAATTGACCCGGTAAACTTGTAATCCGAAATTTGATTCTAAACCGGTTTATTAAACTCTGACTTGGTTAAATCCAAGTAGAATATTGAAgctgattaaattaattaattaatatgccCTCCAACATCTAAATggattaaaataatagaatattAATCCAACTCAAATTCAGTGGAaggcttaattattttttaaaatatttttatttaaaaatatattgagataatattttttttatttttataatttatttccaaCACaagtcaaaacaatttaaaaataccaagtaaatattaatttgaaaaaaaataattaaatctctTCAAATGGCTCTTGCATTCGAGGGAGTCTGTTGCTGGCAAAGTATCACGGACCACCAAGGAGTTTTTCTGTGCATCTTCTCCTACCCGTCCAATGAAGCTGAGTTTTTAGCCGATGGATCACTGGTTTGAATCGTGAAGCTTGGTTTTACaactataatgaaaaatattgaagctgattaaattaattacttaaaatGCCCTCCAACAACGTCCATGTATTTATATTCCATGATATTTCAGCACCAGCTCGTTTCAAATCCCTATCCGTATCCTTCTTGTTCGAATTCCCTAGTGATGCATTCAAACAAATACACCCAATGGGCCAATGGCATCGAACAGTTTTCTCTGCTTAATTCTGATGGGAAATGCCATTCCACCCAGCCTAACTTCCTATTATTGGAAATATTCTGCAGTAGCATCATCAAGCTTTGCCTTCCTTGAAAGGCACTCATAAACTAAACAcgaagaattataattataaaaattgcCTGCTAGTAATGCCTTCTGCATGCAAGCAAAAGATAAGAACAACATGGTCAATAAACACAAAGGGATAGATTCAAGTTCTGATACAGCTTTACCAGAGAAGCTGCCCAACTTGTGAATGTCCTGTAATGAGCCACAGGAACTGAGCTCATCACCATGAATTTGAAGAAACCAAGGACAGTTCATAACAATTACTGAAGAAGAAATGCTGGTGGAACAAGAACAAACTTATTCCACCCTTAATGATTCTTTTCTTTCAGGCCAAAccagccttttctttttaataaaaggcTTATTTGGATGAGTCAATGGTTGCCGGGCTTCACCCCATTAATAGCCGGGGCTGCACCCCTGGTTGCCCTGACATAGGAGACATAATCACTGTAGGTCAAAGTAAATAATGTGCTCTGGTAACGAGTCACTTGTATAGACTTTCGAAGTGACTCAGTAATGTGGCCACTGTAGCCAGCTTTGCGCATCAGTGAATCAATTGCCTCCTCTTTTGTCCAGCCTGAAACCAACGTGGCAAAATATAGTCAGGCTGTTAGACACAAAAAACATTCGTCGGTGGGTGCAAAAAACAGGCTTCGTAGGAATTAAATACGAAAAAATCTCCCATTCTATAACTAAATCTGAATGTCCTGGCTAAATTACCAGCATTAAATAAGAACACAATTGGCTAGGGGCACTATAATTGTCAGGGGATTAAGCTCCCCCGTCATCCGGAACTCTTTCTCCGATTGGGTTGAGTTGTTCGCTTCACTccgataacaaaaaaaaaagctcaattaAGTTAACTAACATGCAATAAACAACGAATTTACCTTCATGGGCAGCCACTTCAGGCAAATAAGTGGCACTTCGCCTAACATTGTTATTAGGATCGGTAAACTCAATAATCAAACCATGTGTCCCAACCTGCAACCCAGACTAACATAATAAGTTGGGAAGGCAAGAAAATTGAACAGAGTAACTAGATTCTGTTAAAGGTAAAACTTGAAAGCATTTGAACAGAGAATCGCAGACAAGTTTACATTGATACTGTTAGTTTCTTCAGCACCAAGTATAATGATTACTCGGTTAAAATTCACATGACTACTCAAACATTGCAACAGCAACACATGACTACTCAAACATTGCAACAGCAACACGGCTGATCAGTCCTCCTCTCGACTTGAGGAGATGGGCCATAATGTGTATTATGAGCATCCAAACATGTTGTATGCACTCAAAAGTAGGCACTGGGGAAGCACTTTTCACTGTAACTTTCAATGTTAGCTTCTATAACTTTGATTGATTTTGCAAAAtcctaataaaaatttgaaaaagagcCCCACAACAATGTATCTTTGGAAACTTACTTAAGGGAAATGGCTTGTTTGATAATCAATGATGGAGCATGCCATAATGAAGTTATAACTGAAATCTAGCAGCTGCCTAACTTTTCGTTTAGTCTGTCTTCTAATTTTGTAAATCTAAGGAGATACCTATCAACAAACCTTAGAGGTTCAGCAATTTAGATCAAAGTTCCAGAgtgttagaattttattttattttcaattaaaaactttcAGACCACATGAAATGGAAAACATAACTGAGAACAATACTATCCACAATAAAACTTGGTAGTTTAGATGTTAGAAAACATCTTCACCCCAAAGTTCCAAGAGCTTAA includes:
- the LOC7469529 gene encoding vesicle-associated membrane protein 727 codes for the protein MSSQKGLIYSFVAKGNVVLAEHTSYSGNFSTIAVQCLQKLPSNSSKYTYSSDGHTFNFLIDNGFVFLVVADESVGRGVSFVFLERVKDDFNQRYGASIKNEAHPLADDDDDDDLFEDRFSIAYNLDREFGPRLKEHMQYCVNHPEEISKLSKLKAQITEVKGIMMDNIDKVLDRGERIELLVDKTDNLSFQADSFQRQGRELRRKMWLQNLKVKLVLGGTVLALIVIVWISVCGGFKC